One Telopea speciosissima isolate NSW1024214 ecotype Mountain lineage unplaced genomic scaffold, Tspe_v1 Tspe_v1.0090, whole genome shotgun sequence genomic region harbors:
- the LOC122647612 gene encoding uncharacterized protein LOC122647612 has product MEGRRELWRDLGSIANSILDPWAVLGDFNVVRYQHEKIGGDSIRQEAVDEFNSFIDDSGLVDLKWKGEFLTWNNRQDGDARICCKLDSVMVNLAWIDVLRSSEVDFLPPGLSDHSPMVLTIFDDANFDPKPFRFFEAWIGRNGFDDTVLKGWEQPVSMTLNPILRFAAWLRNVKKELRKWNKECVGDVFAAVKAASADLNQIQCNLGAHPDDPNLVFLETQAKVKLWEALAVEEKFLKEKSMVKHI; this is encoded by the coding sequence ATGGAAGGCCGAAGGGAATTGTGGAGGGATTTGGGCTCAATTGCTAACTCTATTCTTGATCCTTGGGCAGTCCttggggattttaatgtggTTCGTTACCAGCATGAGAAAATTGGTGGGGATTCTATTCGGCAAGAGGCTGTAGATGAGTTTaactcttttattgatgactctgGGCTAGTTGATCTGAAATGGAAGGGGGAATTTTTGACCTGGAATAATAGACAAGATGGGGATGCTCGGATTTGTTGCAAGTTGGATAGTGTTATGGTGAACTTGGCTTGGATTGATGTGCTCAGGTCTTCAGAAGTTGACTTTCTTCCTCCGGGTCTCTCTGACCATTCCCCTATGGTGTTGACCATCTTTGATGATGCTAATTTTGATCCTAAACCTTTTAGattctttgaggcttggattgggaGGAATGGGTTTGATGATACTGTTCTCAAGGGTTGGGAACAGCCGGTTAGCATGACTCTTAATCCCATTCTTCGGTTTGCTGCTTGGCTAAGGAATGTCAAGAAGGAgctaaggaaatggaataaagagTGTGTTGGTGATGTTTTTGCTGCGGTGAAGGCTGCAAGTGCTGATTTGAATCAGATTCAATGTAACCTTGGTGCACACCCTGATGACCCAAATTTGGTTTTCTTGGAGACTCAAGCTAAGGTGAAATTGTGGGAAGCTTTGGCCgttgaagaaaaatttttaaaagagaaatccATGGTAAAACACATTTAG